The following are from one region of the Arcobacter defluvii genome:
- a CDS encoding ABC transporter ATP-binding protein translates to MKDFFKQYIPYYKNYKLEFFYSLIGIILVASSTAGTAYAIQPLLDEIFINKDEKMLYMMPLFVVILYTAKGFGRYIQAYYISYIGQDITRIVRDKLFSHVLTLDMDFFQKIHGGELVSRITNDINRIQRAVSNSIAEFIRESLTVVGLIGLVIYHSPELAFYGLVVLPLAIYPLSILAKKMKKLSFKSQESNSDITTSLNESFNNIEIIKANSTEKIEMTKFSVHNMIFFKYNMKSVRTNELTSPVMEIIGAFAFAAVILVGGSKVISGELTTGTFSSFIAALFMLYTPIKKISSLYNSMQDAIAANERINDMFSKKPTIISGTIKAPKDINEIKFENVELKYEDFTALKNINLNATKGEIVALVGDSGGGKSSLINLIIRFYDVTKGNLLINGISIKDFDTKSLRENISIVTQRVYIFNDTIAANIAYGHEIDEVRVIEVLKQAHAYDFVMAMKKGIHTILDEFGTNLSGGQRQRIAIARALYKNPKILILDEATSALDNKSESIISEVIHEVSQNKITFIIAHRLSTIKNANKIAVFKNGEIVSIGTENELLNSSNEYQRLYNSANI, encoded by the coding sequence ATGAAAGACTTTTTCAAACAATATATTCCATATTACAAAAATTATAAATTAGAATTTTTTTATTCATTAATAGGGATAATTTTAGTTGCAAGTTCAACAGCAGGAACTGCTTATGCAATTCAACCTTTATTAGATGAAATTTTTATTAATAAAGATGAAAAAATGCTTTATATGATGCCTTTATTTGTTGTTATATTATACACAGCTAAAGGGTTTGGACGATATATTCAAGCTTATTATATTTCATATATTGGTCAAGATATTACTAGAATTGTAAGAGATAAACTATTTTCACACGTTTTGACTTTAGATATGGATTTTTTTCAAAAAATTCATGGAGGAGAACTTGTAAGTAGAATTACAAATGATATAAATAGAATCCAAAGAGCCGTATCAAATAGTATTGCAGAATTTATCAGAGAAAGTTTAACTGTTGTTGGATTAATTGGACTTGTAATTTATCACTCTCCTGAATTGGCATTTTACGGTTTAGTTGTTTTACCACTTGCCATTTATCCATTATCAATTCTTGCAAAAAAAATGAAAAAACTATCTTTCAAATCTCAAGAAAGTAATTCAGATATTACTACAAGTCTAAACGAATCTTTTAATAATATTGAAATAATTAAAGCAAATTCAACTGAAAAAATTGAGATGACAAAGTTTTCAGTTCATAATATGATATTTTTTAAATACAATATGAAATCAGTTAGAACAAATGAACTAACTTCACCTGTAATGGAAATTATTGGAGCATTTGCATTTGCAGCAGTAATTTTAGTGGGTGGTTCAAAAGTAATTTCAGGAGAATTAACAACTGGAACATTTAGTTCATTTATAGCTGCTTTATTTATGTTATACACTCCCATTAAAAAAATATCAAGTCTTTATAATAGTATGCAAGATGCAATTGCAGCAAATGAAAGAATCAATGATATGTTCTCAAAAAAACCAACTATTATATCAGGAACTATCAAAGCACCAAAAGATATTAATGAGATTAAATTTGAAAATGTAGAACTAAAATATGAAGATTTTACTGCTTTAAAAAATATAAATCTAAATGCAACAAAAGGTGAAATTGTTGCACTGGTAGGAGATAGTGGTGGTGGAAAATCATCACTTATAAATTTAATAATTAGATTTTATGATGTAACTAAAGGAAATTTACTGATAAATGGAATTTCAATTAAAGATTTTGATACCAAATCTTTAAGGGAAAATATTTCAATAGTAACACAAAGAGTTTATATATTTAACGACACAATAGCAGCTAATATCGCTTATGGTCATGAAATTGATGAAGTCAGAGTTATTGAAGTTTTAAAACAAGCTCATGCTTACGATTTTGTTATGGCAATGAAAAAAGGTATTCACACAATTTTAGATGAGTTTGGAACAAATCTAAGTGGAGGACAAAGACAAAGAATTGCAATAGCAAGAGCTTTATATAAAAATCCAAAAATTTTAATTTTGGATGAAGCAACTTCAGCACTTGATAATAAAAGTGAATCAATTATTAGTGAAGTAATTCACGAAGTAAGTCAAAATAAAATAACATTTATAATAGCACATAGATTAAGTACAATAAAAAATGCAAATAAAATTGCTGTATTTAAAAATGGTGAAATTGTTTCTATTGGAACAGAAAATGAACTATTAAATTCTTCTAATGAGTATCAAAGATTGTATAATTCAGCTAATATTTGA
- the murJ gene encoding murein biosynthesis integral membrane protein MurJ: MLIKSIFTNSSGILVSRILGFVRDLLTASILGANIYSDIFFIAFKLPNLFRSIFADGAFTQAFIPSYAKSKHKIRFSSVVFLQLFGFLIILSLIVTMFSHIVAKAFAIGFSKETVDLAAPLFAINFYYLPIIFTVTFMAALLQYKHHFATSAYSTALLNLGMIAALLISKNMDKYEITFYLSYGVIVGGILQIIVHLIAVKRANLCKIFHFKKHKKKEETKFYKNFFSATLGSSTMHLSAFIDTWLASFLISGSISYLYYANRVFQLPLAIFAIATSIALFPMVARAIKNKDENRALHLMKKSSIILFAVLFFSMLIGIVFNEFIIKLLFERGAFTSNDTQNTALILTMYLIGLLPFGLAKIFSLWLYSNEQQFLSAKISMKSLAWNIIFSLILIKPFGAAGLAFASTLSGFILFFLTIKAFGFDKFIKMFKK, translated from the coding sequence ATGTTAATTAAATCAATTTTTACAAATAGTTCAGGTATTTTAGTTTCAAGGATTTTAGGTTTTGTAAGAGATTTACTAACTGCTTCCATTTTAGGAGCAAATATCTATTCTGATATCTTTTTTATTGCTTTTAAATTACCAAATTTATTTAGAAGTATTTTTGCTGACGGAGCTTTTACTCAAGCTTTTATTCCTTCTTATGCAAAATCAAAACATAAAATCAGATTTTCATCAGTTGTTTTTTTACAATTATTTGGATTTTTAATCATATTATCTTTGATTGTAACTATGTTTTCTCATATTGTTGCAAAAGCTTTTGCGATTGGTTTTTCAAAAGAAACAGTTGATTTAGCTGCTCCACTATTTGCAATAAACTTTTACTATTTGCCAATTATTTTCACAGTTACATTTATGGCTGCGCTTTTACAATACAAACACCATTTTGCAACAAGTGCATATTCAACTGCGCTTTTAAATCTTGGAATGATTGCTGCACTATTAATTTCTAAAAATATGGATAAATATGAAATTACTTTTTATTTATCTTATGGGGTTATCGTTGGAGGAATTTTACAAATTATTGTTCATTTGATTGCAGTTAAAAGAGCAAACTTATGTAAAATCTTTCACTTTAAAAAGCATAAGAAAAAAGAAGAAACAAAATTTTATAAAAACTTTTTTTCTGCAACATTAGGTTCATCAACTATGCATCTTTCAGCTTTTATTGATACTTGGTTAGCCTCTTTTTTAATAAGTGGTTCTATTTCATACCTTTATTATGCAAATAGAGTTTTCCAGCTTCCTTTGGCTATTTTTGCAATTGCAACTTCAATTGCCCTATTTCCAATGGTAGCACGTGCAATAAAAAATAAAGATGAAAACAGAGCCTTACATCTAATGAAAAAATCATCTATTATTTTATTTGCCGTTTTATTCTTTTCTATGTTAATTGGAATTGTATTTAATGAATTTATTATTAAACTTCTTTTTGAAAGAGGAGCTTTTACAAGTAATGATACACAAAATACTGCTTTGATATTAACTATGTATCTAATTGGTCTTTTACCTTTTGGTTTAGCAAAAATTTTCTCACTTTGGTTATATTCAAATGAACAACAATTTTTAAGTGCAAAAATATCAATGAAAAGTTTAGCTTGGAATATTATTTTTTCTTTAATATTAATCAAACCATTTGGAGCTGCTGGTCTTGCCTTTGCAAGTACATTAAGTGGATTTATTTTATTTTTTCTAACTATTAAAGCTTTTGGTTTTGATAAATTTATAAAAATGTTCAAAAAATAG
- a CDS encoding endonuclease/exonuclease/phosphatase family protein — translation MLKFFIFFIFLISLNADNLKIATYNVENLFDLKNDNDEYTEFIPNGKSQWNQRNFNIKLNNLIQVLEDLDADIIALQEVENRDLMILLQKKLPKYKYYSFVKYSNSAIGLGFLSKVKIENTKHIDVKFRTRVFRPILETTFVYENIEFKVFNNHWPSKAVGESYRVKYAKTLQDRVKDIEKDYDYILLGDFNSDYDEFETFKRSQKLNNTSGITGINQVLNTTLDDKFITYSNILKEEKRVHYNLWLDLNPSERFSTKFKNQNNTPDSILVPPALFDNKKLSYIPKSFYVFKPTYLYENGQINRWKMSDDRFLKIHKGKGYSDHLPIIAQFSIKKDDRNIIKKIEKNKEEIKTIEDLYKEEKLTKPIFLDNVVVIYQDEDKAIVKRENDRAIYIYKNAQNLKLGFSYNIQVNQINTYFGLKEIKDFIVEEEKNFIDYKSLFLDTSNINIFDFKYENEIIKNLKGTVKNSRLYLDENKYIKLYAKNRDLLPKNGDKITILNAHLASYRGNMQIIIHKKTDYKVGN, via the coding sequence TTGCTTAAATTTTTTATTTTTTTTATTTTTCTTATCTCTTTAAATGCTGATAATTTAAAAATTGCAACTTACAATGTAGAAAATTTATTTGATTTAAAAAATGATAATGATGAATATACTGAGTTTATCCCCAATGGAAAATCCCAATGGAATCAAAGAAATTTCAATATAAAACTTAATAATCTTATACAAGTGTTAGAAGATTTAGATGCAGATATCATTGCACTTCAAGAAGTTGAAAATAGAGATTTAATGATTCTTTTACAAAAAAAACTTCCAAAATATAAATATTACTCTTTTGTAAAATATTCTAATTCAGCAATAGGATTGGGATTTTTATCAAAAGTCAAAATAGAAAACACCAAACATATTGATGTAAAATTTAGAACAAGAGTTTTTAGACCAATACTTGAAACAACTTTTGTTTATGAAAATATTGAATTTAAAGTTTTTAATAATCATTGGCCTTCAAAAGCTGTTGGAGAAAGTTATAGGGTTAAATATGCTAAAACTTTACAAGATAGAGTAAAAGATATAGAAAAAGATTATGATTACATTTTATTAGGTGATTTTAACTCTGATTATGATGAATTTGAAACTTTTAAAAGAAGTCAAAAATTAAATAATACTTCAGGAATAACAGGAATAAATCAAGTATTAAATACAACCTTAGATGATAAATTTATTACATATTCTAATATTTTAAAAGAAGAGAAAAGAGTTCATTATAATTTATGGTTAGATTTAAATCCAAGTGAAAGATTTTCAACAAAATTTAAAAATCAAAATAACACTCCTGATAGTATACTTGTTCCTCCTGCTTTATTTGATAATAAAAAACTTTCATATATACCAAAATCTTTTTATGTTTTTAAACCAACTTATTTATATGAAAATGGTCAAATAAACAGATGGAAAATGAGTGATGATAGATTTCTAAAAATTCACAAAGGGAAAGGTTATTCAGACCATCTTCCTATCATTGCCCAATTTTCTATAAAAAAAGATGATAGAAATATTATAAAAAAAATAGAAAAGAATAAAGAAGAAATAAAAACCATAGAAGATTTATATAAAGAAGAAAAATTAACTAAGCCAATTTTTTTAGATAATGTTGTTGTTATTTATCAAGATGAAGATAAGGCTATTGTAAAAAGAGAAAATGATAGAGCAATTTATATCTATAAAAACGCTCAAAATCTAAAACTTGGTTTTTCATACAATATTCAAGTAAATCAAATAAATACATATTTTGGCTTAAAAGAGATAAAAGATTTTATTGTTGAAGAAGAAAAAAATTTCATTGATTATAAATCACTATTTTTAGATACTTCTAATATAAATATTTTTGATTTTAAGTATGAAAATGAAATTATAAAAAATCTAAAAGGTACTGTTAAAAATTCAAGGCTTTATTTAGATGAAAACAAATATATAAAACTTTATGCAAAAAATAGAGATTTACTTCCTAAAAATGGAGATAAAATCACTATTTTAAATGCTCATCTAGCTTCATACAGAGGAAATATGCAAATTATAATTCATAAAAAAACTGATTACAAAGTAGGAAATTAA
- a CDS encoding ferritin family protein, which yields MKQYETYKCNKCGNEVEVQNVGGGTLHCCGQEMEMITTNLTAVNLMKAFAGESMARNKYDLYGDIAYEQGYHRIAKFFHEAAVNEKYHARAEYKAYNKLVNDYELDSTAKNIITAADGEQYEHEEMYPNFEAIAKEEGLKEIARLFKAIGKVEVEHEKEYRELLQALEDEGFFESEEEEEWVCEVCGHVHRGKKPPKECPLCRVEKEYFKKKSKDVTVG from the coding sequence ATGAAACAATACGAAACTTATAAATGTAATAAATGTGGCAATGAAGTAGAAGTACAAAATGTTGGTGGAGGAACTTTACACTGCTGTGGTCAAGAAATGGAAATGATTACAACAAATTTAACAGCTGTTAATTTGATGAAAGCATTTGCAGGTGAATCAATGGCAAGAAATAAATATGATTTATATGGTGATATTGCTTACGAACAAGGGTATCATAGAATTGCAAAGTTTTTCCATGAAGCTGCAGTTAATGAAAAATATCATGCACGTGCAGAATACAAAGCTTACAATAAATTAGTAAATGATTATGAACTTGATTCAACTGCTAAAAATATCATAACAGCAGCAGATGGAGAACAATATGAGCATGAAGAAATGTATCCAAATTTTGAAGCAATTGCTAAAGAAGAAGGATTAAAAGAGATTGCAAGATTATTTAAAGCTATTGGAAAAGTTGAAGTTGAACACGAAAAAGAGTATAGAGAACTTTTACAAGCTTTAGAAGATGAAGGTTTCTTTGAATCAGAAGAGGAAGAAGAGTGGGTTTGTGAAGTATGTGGACATGTTCATAGAGGTAAAAAACCACCAAAAGAGTGTCCTTTATGTAGAGTTGAAAAAGAGTACTTCAAGAAAAAATCAAAAGATGTAACTGTTGGATAA
- a CDS encoding Fur family transcriptional regulator: MTNYTNLLKEYDLKVTPQRVAIVEELYKNGHMNIDDLYKKLLSKFPSVSLATIYKNINAMVEKVFLSEVKLPNSKSVYELVKTEHAHLVCSSCGYIEDIMLDASSIQEQANKLSSFKIDSTSIVLSGLCPHCSK, from the coding sequence ATGACAAATTATACGAATTTATTAAAAGAATATGATTTAAAAGTTACTCCTCAAAGAGTAGCAATCGTTGAAGAACTTTATAAAAATGGTCATATGAACATTGATGATTTATACAAAAAACTATTATCTAAGTTCCCTTCAGTATCATTAGCAACTATTTATAAAAATATTAATGCAATGGTTGAAAAAGTTTTTCTATCAGAAGTTAAGTTGCCAAATTCAAAATCTGTTTATGAATTGGTAAAAACTGAACATGCACATTTAGTTTGTTCTTCTTGTGGTTATATCGAAGATATTATGCTTGATGCATCAAGTATTCAAGAACAAGCAAACAAATTGAGTTCATTTAAAATTGACTCAACAAGTATTGTTTTAAGTGGACTTTGTCCTCATTGTTCAAAATAG
- the ybeY gene encoding rRNA maturation RNase YbeY, which translates to MIDLDNGTEFEIDILSLENIAKTLTKKDIELLVVKNDEIKKLNKEHRNIDKATDVLSFPMDFEMPNMPLGSIVISTDFVEEKSKEYGHSFNEELSLLFIHGILHLLGYDHEVDQGEHRAKEEELIKEFNLPDSLIVRNS; encoded by the coding sequence ATGATTGATTTAGATAATGGAACAGAATTTGAAATAGATATTTTAAGTTTAGAAAATATCGCAAAAACACTAACAAAAAAAGATATTGAACTTCTTGTTGTAAAAAATGATGAAATTAAAAAATTAAATAAAGAACATAGAAATATAGATAAAGCAACTGATGTTTTAAGTTTTCCTATGGATTTTGAAATGCCAAATATGCCTTTAGGTTCTATTGTAATTTCAACAGATTTTGTAGAAGAAAAATCAAAAGAGTATGGACATAGTTTTAATGAAGAATTATCACTTTTATTTATTCATGGAATATTGCATCTTTTAGGTTATGACCACGAAGTTGATCAAGGTGAACATAGAGCAAAAGAAGAAGAGTTAATAAAAGAGTTTAATTTACCTGACAGTTTAATAGTAAGAAATTCTTAA